One window from the genome of Halomicrobium zhouii encodes:
- a CDS encoding Gfo/Idh/MocA family protein produces the protein MTVRIVLVGTGNQGEAWCRDFLPPNEADDTVEVVAAVDADADALERGRALLGLSPDRCYTDAQAAVAAHEADALALVVPPHVRESLVELAVEHDLDVLCEKPLADSLETAARIVRRVEDAGLKLGVTMTQRYRDDVTSLRRQVRSGEYGDVDAIYSRYAVNARSYGTWKPERLYDVANHPMLVEGAIHHLDLLADLAGDRVDRVFCNAWNPPYSEFVGDPNAHVHLVMENGTSVSYEASNTSAVTFNGWGDEHVRVDCAEATLLLDGHELRSFPYDAAEEDFLGNTRIEDGELLALAEGEKWGNTWLVERFAEWCEGGEPMETNARDNLQAMATVFAAIESDETGEAVDVQAMLADAEAAAGDGQQD, from the coding sequence GTGACTGTACGGATCGTTCTCGTCGGCACGGGGAACCAGGGCGAGGCGTGGTGTCGGGACTTTTTGCCCCCGAACGAGGCCGACGACACCGTCGAAGTCGTCGCGGCGGTCGATGCGGACGCGGACGCCCTCGAGCGGGGCAGAGCGTTGCTCGGCCTCTCGCCCGACCGGTGTTACACGGACGCTCAGGCCGCCGTGGCGGCTCACGAGGCCGACGCACTGGCGCTGGTCGTGCCGCCCCACGTCCGCGAATCGCTGGTCGAGTTGGCCGTCGAACACGACCTGGACGTGCTCTGCGAGAAGCCCCTGGCCGACTCGCTGGAGACGGCGGCCCGCATCGTTCGGCGCGTCGAGGACGCCGGGCTGAAGCTGGGCGTCACGATGACCCAGCGCTACCGCGACGACGTGACGTCGCTGCGCCGGCAGGTCCGCTCGGGCGAGTACGGCGACGTCGACGCCATCTACAGCCGCTACGCCGTCAACGCCCGCTCCTACGGCACCTGGAAGCCCGAACGCCTCTACGACGTGGCGAACCACCCCATGCTCGTCGAGGGCGCCATCCACCACCTGGACCTGCTGGCCGACCTGGCCGGCGACCGCGTCGACCGGGTGTTCTGCAACGCCTGGAACCCGCCGTACTCCGAGTTCGTCGGCGACCCGAACGCCCACGTCCACCTGGTCATGGAGAACGGGACGAGCGTGAGCTACGAGGCGTCGAACACGAGTGCGGTGACGTTCAACGGCTGGGGCGACGAGCACGTCCGCGTCGATTGCGCCGAGGCGACGCTGCTGCTAGACGGCCACGAGCTACGGTCGTTCCCCTACGACGCGGCCGAGGAGGACTTCCTCGGCAACACCCGCATCGAGGACGGCGAGTTACTCGCGCTGGCGGAGGGCGAGAAGTGGGGCAACACCTGGCTGGTCGAACGGTTCGCCGAGTGGTGCGAGGGTGGCGAGCCGATGGAGACCAACGCCCGCGACAACCTCCAGGCGATGGCCACCGTCTTCGCCGCCATCGAGAGCGACGAGACGGGTGAGGCCGTCGACGTCCAGGCGATGCTCGCCGACGCCGAAGCGGCCGCCGGGGACGGCCAGCAGGACTGA
- a CDS encoding PAS domain S-box protein: MVSRNRDGRESVLAVFRSTGARDEPLTTAEVADALDCSQQAASERLEGLVEEGVLARKRVGGTERVWWEPDGDGATDAEDGATDAEDGATDAEDGVTDAGDDVVESENGRFRSLVEAIEEDAIVTLDPDGHVVSWNAGAERITGYEESEIVGEHVSTFYTDEEVAAGVPAETLSRALEEGSAEDEGWCVRADGSRFWASITITPIRDDDGGVRGFATVTRDTTDRREYERQLEEKNERLATRRDELESELNDVFERVSDGFVGLDDEWRITAVTDLAADVLGRPESELPGVRIWDAFDGTAGSAFEAAFREAAETQEQIHFEEYYPPLGTWFEVDAYPSESGLSVYFTDVTERKEREHELERYERIVENVPVGVYRNTPGPDGEFVAGNAELAAIFDADSVDELVGSRVSDLYTDPEQRAEFSRRLMAEGVVEDYELKQETLAGRTIWISVTAMRTEEDGDVYFDGVVQDVTERKERERELERYETLFEESQDVNAIIDPDGTLGYVTPSAKHVLGYDPADLAGENVFEYIHPEDREAIQSEYAGLVEDPDHNPLVEFRFEHADGSWVVLEAKGRNLLEDPTVDGIVTYTRDATERKLFEDTLQALHESSRELIRSQDESDVSRTVVDAATSVIDLPGVVVYRYDGEAGVLTLDERSVDTDFMREALPEFPVDHSSVVGHTYCDGEANYYADVRESDHLMASPDEVDMTAGLFVPLGDHGVLAVGWQDEDACDERTRRLIEILASNAEAAYTRVERERELEARARQQEVVADLGQRALGSEDLDGLFDEAVDLVTETLDSDYCKVFDLDREAEDLVMRASATMAPERVGSAAVDVGRQSQAGYTLLADEPIVVEDMAAEDRFDRPDSVVETTVGSGISAVVGSRASPWGVLATHDTDRREFSEDDALFVQSVANILAAAVDRRDNERELEEQREHLSALDNLNGVVRDINEALVAQSTREEIEQTVCDRLADSDTYRFAWTAEVDPRTDSLAPRVEAGVEGYVADAEISVDGDRPEGQGPAGRAARSKEVQVVHDALADPTFEPWRDVAEAYGYRSCAAIPIVHQDTLYGVLGVYTDRAGAFADEEEEVIAQLGEIIGHAIASIERKQALMSDDVVEIDVQIDDVLAEADRSVSGTITVTQTISVGDDTFLQYGTAEGEALDSMASLVDELSHWEALTVLGDDPDGGEERRFELKLSEPPVVSAVADSGGYVDEARIEGDTMHVRVHLPPTIDVRRMVDDVRDTYADATLVTRQQVSRTDSRQRIERTLIEELTDRQRASLEASFHAGFFDWPRESSGEEVAESLDVTAPTFHQHLRKAQQKLLDSILT; the protein is encoded by the coding sequence ATGGTCAGCAGGAACCGGGACGGGCGGGAATCGGTCCTGGCCGTCTTTCGGTCCACCGGTGCACGTGACGAGCCCCTGACGACGGCCGAGGTCGCAGACGCCCTCGACTGCTCGCAGCAGGCCGCCAGCGAGCGGCTGGAGGGACTCGTCGAGGAGGGGGTGCTGGCGCGAAAGCGCGTCGGCGGGACCGAACGCGTCTGGTGGGAACCGGACGGCGACGGGGCAACGGACGCGGAAGACGGGGCAACGGACGCGGAAGACGGGGCAACGGACGCGGAAGACGGGGTGACGGACGCGGGGGACGACGTGGTGGAGAGCGAGAACGGCCGCTTCCGGTCCCTCGTCGAGGCCATCGAGGAGGACGCTATCGTCACCCTCGACCCGGACGGTCACGTCGTCAGCTGGAACGCCGGCGCCGAACGGATCACGGGGTACGAGGAGTCCGAGATCGTCGGTGAGCACGTCTCGACGTTCTACACGGACGAGGAGGTGGCTGCAGGCGTGCCGGCGGAGACCCTCTCGCGCGCCCTCGAAGAGGGGTCGGCCGAGGACGAGGGATGGTGCGTTCGGGCCGACGGGTCCCGGTTCTGGGCGTCGATCACGATCACCCCGATCCGGGACGACGATGGCGGAGTCCGTGGGTTCGCGACGGTCACCCGCGACACGACCGACCGGCGCGAGTACGAGCGACAACTGGAGGAGAAAAACGAGCGGCTAGCGACCCGGCGCGACGAACTCGAGAGCGAACTGAACGACGTCTTCGAGCGAGTGTCGGACGGGTTCGTCGGCCTGGACGACGAGTGGCGCATCACCGCCGTCACCGACCTCGCGGCGGACGTGCTCGGCCGGCCCGAATCCGAACTGCCGGGCGTGCGCATCTGGGACGCGTTCGACGGGACGGCCGGGTCGGCGTTCGAGGCGGCGTTCCGCGAGGCCGCGGAAACCCAGGAACAGATCCACTTCGAGGAGTACTACCCGCCACTGGGGACGTGGTTCGAGGTCGACGCCTACCCGTCCGAGTCCGGCCTCTCGGTGTACTTCACCGACGTCACCGAGCGCAAGGAGCGCGAGCACGAACTCGAACGGTACGAACGGATCGTCGAGAACGTGCCCGTCGGCGTCTACCGGAACACGCCCGGCCCGGACGGGGAGTTCGTCGCGGGGAACGCGGAACTGGCGGCGATATTCGACGCCGACTCCGTCGACGAACTCGTCGGGTCCCGGGTCAGCGACCTCTATACGGACCCGGAGCAACGCGCCGAGTTCAGCCGGCGCCTGATGGCGGAGGGCGTCGTCGAGGACTACGAACTGAAACAGGAGACCCTGGCGGGGCGGACGATCTGGATCTCGGTGACCGCGATGCGGACCGAGGAGGACGGCGACGTGTACTTCGACGGCGTCGTCCAGGACGTCACCGAGCGCAAGGAGCGCGAACGGGAACTCGAACGCTACGAGACGCTGTTCGAGGAGTCACAGGACGTCAACGCGATCATCGACCCCGACGGTACCCTCGGGTACGTCACCCCGTCGGCGAAGCACGTCCTCGGCTACGACCCCGCGGATCTGGCGGGCGAGAACGTCTTCGAGTACATCCATCCCGAGGACCGGGAGGCCATCCAGAGCGAGTACGCGGGACTGGTCGAGGACCCTGACCACAACCCGCTGGTCGAGTTCCGGTTCGAACACGCGGACGGCTCCTGGGTCGTCCTCGAAGCCAAGGGTCGGAACCTGCTCGAGGACCCCACCGTCGACGGAATCGTCACCTACACGCGGGACGCGACCGAGCGAAAACTGTTCGAGGACACGCTCCAGGCGCTCCACGAGTCCTCACGCGAGCTCATCCGCTCGCAGGACGAGAGCGACGTCAGCCGGACCGTGGTCGACGCCGCCACCTCCGTGATCGACCTCCCCGGCGTCGTCGTCTATCGCTACGACGGCGAGGCGGGCGTGCTGACACTGGACGAGCGGTCCGTCGACACAGACTTCATGCGGGAGGCGCTCCCGGAGTTCCCGGTCGACCACTCGAGCGTCGTCGGCCACACCTACTGCGACGGCGAGGCGAACTACTACGCGGACGTGCGCGAGTCGGACCACCTCATGGCCAGTCCCGACGAGGTCGACATGACCGCCGGGCTGTTCGTCCCACTGGGTGACCACGGGGTACTGGCCGTGGGCTGGCAGGACGAAGACGCGTGTGACGAGCGAACCCGCCGACTCATCGAAATCCTCGCGTCCAACGCGGAGGCGGCCTACACGCGCGTCGAACGCGAACGCGAACTCGAGGCCAGGGCCCGCCAGCAAGAAGTAGTGGCGGACCTGGGCCAGCGAGCGCTCGGCTCCGAGGACCTCGACGGGCTGTTCGACGAGGCCGTCGACCTGGTGACGGAGACGCTCGACAGCGACTACTGCAAGGTGTTCGACCTCGACCGGGAGGCCGAGGACCTGGTGATGCGCGCAAGCGCCACGATGGCGCCCGAGCGCGTCGGGTCGGCCGCTGTCGACGTCGGCCGCCAGTCCCAGGCGGGATACACGCTGCTGGCCGACGAACCGATCGTCGTCGAAGACATGGCCGCTGAGGACCGGTTCGACCGGCCCGACAGTGTCGTGGAGACGACCGTCGGGAGTGGGATCAGCGCCGTCGTCGGCTCCCGCGCGAGTCCCTGGGGCGTCCTCGCGACCCACGACACCGACCGCCGGGAGTTCTCCGAGGACGACGCGCTGTTCGTCCAGTCGGTCGCCAACATCCTCGCGGCGGCCGTCGACCGGCGCGACAACGAGCGCGAACTGGAGGAGCAACGCGAACACCTCTCCGCGCTCGACAACCTCAACGGCGTCGTCCGCGACATCAACGAGGCGCTCGTCGCCCAGTCCACGCGCGAAGAGATAGAGCAGACGGTGTGTGACCGGCTCGCCGACTCAGACACCTACCGGTTCGCGTGGACGGCCGAGGTCGACCCCAGGACCGACTCGCTGGCGCCGCGCGTCGAAGCGGGCGTCGAGGGATACGTCGCGGACGCCGAGATCAGCGTCGACGGTGACCGCCCCGAGGGGCAGGGCCCGGCCGGCCGCGCGGCGCGCTCGAAGGAGGTCCAGGTCGTCCACGACGCGCTCGCTGACCCGACGTTCGAGCCCTGGCGCGACGTCGCCGAGGCGTACGGCTACCGGAGCTGTGCAGCCATCCCCATCGTCCACCAGGACACGCTGTACGGCGTCCTCGGCGTCTACACCGACCGGGCCGGCGCGTTCGCCGACGAAGAGGAGGAGGTGATCGCCCAGCTCGGTGAGATCATCGGCCACGCCATCGCCAGCATCGAGCGCAAGCAGGCGCTGATGAGCGACGACGTCGTCGAGATCGACGTCCAGATCGACGACGTCCTCGCGGAGGCGGACCGCTCCGTGTCGGGGACGATCACCGTCACCCAGACGATCTCTGTGGGCGACGACACCTTCCTCCAGTACGGGACCGCGGAGGGTGAGGCCCTGGACTCGATGGCGTCGCTCGTCGACGAACTCTCCCACTGGGAGGCGCTCACCGTCCTCGGCGACGACCCGGACGGTGGCGAGGAGCGCCGGTTCGAACTCAAGCTGTCGGAGCCGCCGGTGGTCTCCGCGGTCGCGGACAGTGGCGGGTACGTCGACGAGGCGCGGATCGAGGGCGACACCATGCACGTCCGGGTCCACCTGCCGCCGACCATCGACGTCCGGCGGATGGTCGACGACGTCCGTGACACCTACGCGGACGCGACGCTGGTGACCCGTCAGCAGGTGAGTCGCACCGACTCCCGCCAGCGGATCGAACGGACCCTGATCGAGGAACTCACCGACCGCCAGCGAGCGTCGCTGGAGGCGAGTTTCCACGCCGGCTTCTTCGACTGGCCCCGCGAGAGCTCCGGTGAAGAGGTGGCCGAGTCCCTCGACGTGACCGCCCCGACGTTCCACCAGCACCTCCGGAAGGCCCAGCAGAAGCTCCTCGACTCGATCCTCACCTGA
- a CDS encoding ThuA domain-containing protein: MAPTVTVWNEFVHEREDDAVADLYPDGIHGTIADALADRGFETATATLQEPEHGLTEAVLAETDVLVWWSHIAQDEVEDAVAERVADAVRSGMGLIVLHSAVLSKVFRSLLGTTGTLKWREADERERLWVTEPTHPIADGIDECIELEPTEMYGEPFDVPTPDSVVFTSWFEGGEVFRSGCCWQRGRGKIFFFRPGHETHPIYHDDEIQQVLANAAEWATTPGERELPTLENVEPREKIGDDD; encoded by the coding sequence ATGGCACCGACAGTCACCGTCTGGAACGAGTTCGTCCACGAGCGGGAAGACGACGCCGTCGCCGACCTCTATCCCGACGGTATCCACGGAACGATCGCCGACGCGCTCGCCGACCGCGGGTTCGAGACGGCGACGGCGACCCTCCAGGAGCCCGAACACGGCCTGACCGAGGCCGTCCTCGCGGAGACCGACGTCCTCGTCTGGTGGAGTCACATCGCCCAGGACGAGGTCGAGGACGCAGTTGCCGAACGAGTCGCTGACGCAGTCAGGAGCGGGATGGGGCTGATCGTCCTCCACTCGGCCGTCCTCTCGAAGGTGTTCCGCTCGCTGCTGGGGACGACGGGCACGCTGAAGTGGCGGGAGGCGGACGAGCGCGAGCGCCTGTGGGTGACCGAGCCGACTCACCCCATCGCCGACGGCATCGACGAGTGCATCGAACTGGAGCCGACGGAGATGTACGGCGAACCGTTCGACGTGCCGACGCCGGATTCGGTCGTCTTCACCTCCTGGTTCGAGGGCGGCGAGGTGTTCCGCTCTGGCTGTTGCTGGCAGCGCGGCAGGGGGAAGATATTCTTCTTCCGGCCGGGTCACGAGACCCACCCGATTTACCACGACGACGAGATTCAGCAGGTGCTCGCGAATGCGGCCGAATGGGCGACGACGCCCGGCGAGCGCGAACTGCCGACGCTGGAGAACGTGGAACCGCGGGAGAAGATCGGCGACGACGACTGA
- a CDS encoding archaea-specific SMC-related protein, protein MTTTQHADQLARFQVEKIGGIDETSVDVPPGVTVLAGKNATNRTSFLQAIQAALGSTNASLKGDADTGDVQLELGEETYERSLQRTNGHVSFSGNGYLDDATVADLFAFLLEANEARRAVARAEDLREIIMRPVDIDAIREEISRLEDEKESINDDLADIGSLKQELPTLEQRRTALRDDIAEKRDELEAKEEEIEASSASIEETRNEKAQFEEKLDELRDTRSNLEQVRYEIESTDDSITSLKQERNDLAEELADLPEAPMGDHADLDAEIDRLRKQKQTVEREIQDLQSAIQFNEEMLDDEGEGVLDELVEDGDSDVTARLVEDDEVVCWTCGSEVTADQIDSTLESLRSLRETKLGETSDIEDRLEELQSEQREAERQQEQRTKLERRLDDVDSEIESRRERLDELRTEKSALTDDVESLETEVEKLESDDFSEVLDLHKEANQLEFELDRLESDLEDVSGEIESIEEAIAREDELREEREALLDELEECRTRIDQIEADAVEQFNTHMEAILDVLGYDNLERIWIERLEQTVRQGREKVTTTVFELHVVRSTESGAAYEDTVAHLSESEREVTGLVFALAGYLVHDVHEEVPFMLLDSLEAIDSDRIAALVDYLSEYASYLVVALLPEDAQALDDDYTRITDI, encoded by the coding sequence CGGGGGGATCGACGAGACCTCTGTCGACGTTCCACCCGGCGTGACGGTGCTCGCGGGGAAGAACGCCACGAACAGGACGTCGTTTCTCCAGGCGATACAGGCGGCGCTCGGCAGCACGAACGCGTCGCTCAAGGGCGACGCCGACACCGGAGACGTGCAACTCGAGCTCGGCGAAGAGACGTACGAACGCAGCCTGCAGCGGACGAACGGCCACGTCTCCTTCTCCGGGAACGGCTACCTCGACGACGCCACCGTCGCGGATCTGTTCGCCTTCCTCCTCGAGGCGAACGAGGCGCGCCGGGCCGTCGCCAGGGCCGAGGACCTCCGGGAGATCATCATGCGGCCGGTCGACATCGACGCCATCCGCGAGGAGATCAGTCGCCTCGAGGACGAGAAGGAGTCGATAAACGACGACCTCGCCGACATCGGCTCGCTCAAACAGGAGTTGCCCACCCTCGAACAGCGCCGCACCGCGTTGCGAGACGACATCGCCGAGAAGCGCGACGAACTGGAGGCCAAGGAAGAAGAGATCGAAGCCTCCAGCGCCAGCATCGAGGAGACCCGCAACGAGAAGGCCCAGTTCGAGGAGAAACTCGACGAGCTACGTGACACCCGGAGCAACCTCGAACAGGTTCGCTACGAGATCGAGTCCACCGACGACAGCATCACGTCGCTGAAACAGGAGCGCAACGACCTGGCGGAGGAACTGGCCGACCTCCCCGAGGCGCCGATGGGCGACCACGCGGACCTGGACGCGGAGATCGACCGCCTCCGGAAACAGAAGCAGACCGTCGAACGGGAGATACAGGACCTCCAGAGCGCGATCCAGTTCAACGAGGAGATGCTCGACGACGAGGGCGAGGGCGTCCTCGACGAACTGGTCGAGGACGGGGACTCGGACGTCACCGCCAGACTGGTCGAGGACGACGAGGTCGTCTGCTGGACCTGCGGCTCCGAGGTGACGGCCGACCAGATCGACTCGACGCTCGAATCGCTACGGTCGCTGCGCGAGACCAAACTCGGCGAGACGAGCGACATCGAGGACCGCCTCGAGGAACTGCAGTCAGAACAGCGCGAGGCCGAACGACAGCAGGAGCAGCGGACGAAGCTCGAACGCCGGCTCGACGACGTCGACTCGGAGATCGAGAGCCGCCGCGAGCGCCTCGACGAACTCCGAACGGAGAAGTCGGCGCTGACAGACGACGTCGAGTCGCTCGAAACCGAGGTCGAGAAGCTCGAATCCGACGACTTCAGCGAGGTGCTCGACCTCCACAAGGAGGCCAACCAGCTCGAGTTCGAACTCGACCGCCTGGAGTCCGACCTCGAGGACGTCTCCGGGGAGATCGAGTCCATCGAGGAGGCCATCGCCCGCGAGGACGAGTTGCGCGAGGAACGGGAAGCGCTGCTCGACGAACTCGAGGAGTGTCGCACCCGGATCGACCAGATCGAGGCCGACGCCGTCGAGCAGTTCAACACCCACATGGAGGCGATCCTCGACGTGCTCGGCTACGACAACCTCGAGCGCATCTGGATCGAACGGCTCGAACAGACCGTCCGCCAGGGACGGGAGAAGGTGACGACGACGGTGTTCGAGCTCCACGTCGTCCGGAGCACCGAGAGCGGGGCGGCCTACGAGGACACCGTCGCGCACCTCTCGGAGTCCGAACGGGAGGTGACCGGCCTCGTCTTCGCGCTGGCGGGCTACCTGGTCCACGACGTCCACGAGGAGGTCCCCTTCATGCTGCTGGACTCGCTGGAGGCCATCGACTCCGACCGCATCGCCGCGCTGGTCGACTACCTCTCGGAGTACGCCTCCTATCTCGTCGTCGCGCTCCTCCCCGAGGACGCCCAGGCGCTCGACGACGACTACACCCGCATCACGGACATCTGA